A genome region from Anopheles stephensi strain Indian chromosome 2, UCI_ANSTEP_V1.0, whole genome shotgun sequence includes the following:
- the LOC118507877 gene encoding uncharacterized protein LOC118507877 translates to MKLIDRLLDICFQRHGALVLVVAGLLCLQITTSDSTPLDDSSNSNSGSISSSETLELTACQHLRRAEARRAKSLGDSLLQTVRIPRCTALGDFEPVQCSNELNGTECWCVDEYGVEITGSRRSHADDVNCTRVENHCQASSCRMFCPAGFAKDLASGCPICRCRDPCEDIQCPRGQQCEPQEVQCKTEPCPPIPTCRKARSLNDLCPAGQPLAITGTIRPFLCGTDPGKPSCPPLYRCLVQGGNDYGVCCPASLQFEKPGSCPRANEIESTDSAGFLCGTPCSHDLECPQMQKCCQSNGCGRNCQQPHNVTVCHQARMLSELLSVNEREGRGYVPQCDGPGGSFSTRQCSRNGLVCWCVDPKSGNKVKGTMGAAATVNCEGVENMIGGRSGGRSVDGAQTLCDHNICAAVCEYGFKNDHNGCPTCECSEPCEGYLCPSGSHCEVAKDPKCEAYSGLCSSEPVCKPDLVYSNPCEIGTPLADNITGELLFCHMDRPKSREYQSRTFFDDDEQDEEENGRKRSLSNTIMCPMETHECRKLHGESRSVCCPLVTEGEDEEVAEERQQTMCEYLRDFSDRMEGTVEGMELALPPPSCTPDGGYQAMQCVTRKTKVKMSEQRKYIEQNSIRRMRKLLEDASAAGHASSPTTTTSTSSTIPEVSSANPPVRVRRAANPGPDSTLKLLPVSSDAEQMVGGDGAAGALYSMPSYLAVQARSAKIIDFNRLESKNGNANLDKPDIKPSTLLKRPLVVPTLPTPVQEQLVEVEVEECWCVDGFGTEIPKTRGFNATTKSCEAKRESLGCLDLTCRMGCDYGFVLDADTQCPSCECRDPCDSINCPDGQECRSVEVSCEGEYCPPVPACFPKKPGQCPFLVPPGSENSESDSCEYECRTDAHCDGSKRCCSNGCGTQCVEPQLKTACQHLQTIQLHQASELGIPPKQKYIAQCDIDGSFRTIQCGPGNVCWCVDEFGNEKSGTRTNNGQPNCELFPKTECPLLKCRPCEYGYKIDANGCKTCECRDPCGEISCPRGEECQLIQVECISVPCPKMPICVPIRESVCPEGLPLRSSGREIVCGPQTDADTCPSTHICQLNPISNRGACCGKTRDVCFESIDQSCLQVAESGAESNELDSITRWRFSPRLNKCVPVTLPRGVFCQSKNLFHSEQACNGVCPVLSQCERLRLKNAMAAKRAGQPNTWFQPRCDPETGFWSPVQCLGSMGATATEPSATNGTAQQKTNPDAPAAVGVCWCADKKGAPVKGSLTKGSEPKCSSRQARRRGDSIETSSSDPVMEELIRQITFLVDENNYLADEELEPVQPVSVASANYAPEPRYIGSVSSATEKVIELARTAESRNYISDNVAEPIAKRLRASATRCQALQMAASFPVACDEAGSFEPMQCNGDTCWCVDAAGNQLPLSSTFKRGQRSCLFTPIDVVEIELRLNNLHPQRALLHVYETLRTELSMLIGSIYDNYRVQESADGSVTLRFDLIESTKVDDAYAIEEMVRDGAFALYHGQLVADMTQSRFAHRISVGVPLAQPSSGIPENTFQTIVFVLATASAFLVAIFVVFVMLKRGRSTKTKHYTNGDKIFAIGADKYVDYSSPIFVLSANDSKSIQQQQDRSD, encoded by the exons ATGAAGCTGATCGATCGACTGCTGGACATATGCTTCCAACGCCACGGGGCCCTCGTGCTTGTCGTGGCTGGACTGCTGTGTCTCCAGATTACCACTAGTGATAGCACACCATTAGACGATAGTAGCAATAGTAATAGTGGCAGtattagtagtagtg AAACGCTAGAATTAACCGCATGTCAGCATCTGAGGCGAGCGGAAGCGCGTCGCGCCAAGTCATTAGGCGATAGTCTGCTGCAAACGGTCCGGATACCGCGCTGTACTGCGCTAGGCGACTTCGAACCGGTGCAATGTTCCAACGAGCTTAACGGAACCGAGTGCTGGTGTGTGGATGAATATGGCGTGGAGATCACGGGCAGCAGGCGCAGTCACGCGGACGATGTTAACTGCACTCGGGTGGAAAACCACTGCCAGGCGTCCAGCTGTCGCATGTTCTGTCCGGCTGGATTCGCCAAGGATCTTGCGTCCGGCTGCCCCATTTGCCGCTGCCGAGATCCGTGCGAGGACATTCAATGCCCCCGAGGTCAGCAGTGTGAACCGCAGGAGGTCCAGTGCAAGACCGAACCGTGTCCACCGATTCCGACGT GTCGAAAAGCACGCAGTCTGAATGATCTTTGCCCAGCGGGACAACCGCTAGCGATCACGGGCACCATTCGTCCCTTCCTGTGCGGTACGGATCCGGGAAAACCCAGCTGTCCGCCGCTGTACCGCTGCTTGGTCCAGGGTGGTAACGATTATGGCGTATGCTGTCCGGCTTCACTGCAGTTCGAAAAGCCCGGTAGCTGCCCGCGTGCAAACGAGATCGAATCGACGGATAGTGCTGGGTTCCTATGTGGAACGCCTTGCAGCCACGATCTCGAATGTCCACAGATGCAAAAGTGCTGTCAGTCGAATGGGTGTGGACGGAACTGCCAGCAGCCACACAATGTCACCGTTTGCCATCAGGCACGCATGCTGTCGGAGTTGCTGTCGGTGAATGAGCGTGAGGGTCGCGGTTATGTGCCACAGTGCGATGGTCCTGGTGGAAGCTTCTCAACGCGCCAATGCTCCCGTAATGGGCTGGTGTGCTGGTGTGTCGATCCGAAATCTGGCAACAAAGTGAAGGGAACGATGGGAGCGGCTGCCACCGTCAACTGTGAAGGTGTGGAGAACATGATCGGAGGTCGCAGTGGAGGACGTAGCGTGGATGGGGCGCAAACGCTCTGCGATCACAACATCTGTGCGGCGGTCTGTGAGTACGGGTTCAAGAATGATCACAACGGATGTCCAACGTGCGAGTGTTCGGAACCGTGCGAGGGTTACCTTTGCCCAAGCGGATCGCACTGCGAAGTGGCCAAGGATCCGAAGTGTGAAGCGTACTCGGGACTTTGCTCGTCCGAGCCGGTCTGTAAGCCGGATCTGGTGTATTCAAACCCGTGCGAGATTGGAACACCACTAGCAGACAACATTACCGGTGAACTTCTGTTCTGTCATATGG ATCGTCCAAAGAGCCGCGAATATCAAAGTCGTACCTTCTTCGACGATGACGAGCAAGACGAAGAGGAAAACGGTCGCAAACGATCGCTCTCGAATACGATCATGTGTCCGATGGAGACGCACGAGTGTCGTAAGCTACACGGTGAATCACGCAGTGTCTGCTGTCCTTTGGTGACCGAAGGTGAAGACGAAGAGGTGGCAGAAGAACGTCAACAAACGA TGTGCGAATATTTGCGTGACTTCTCCGATCGCATGGAGGGTACGGTGGAAGGGATGGAACTGGCGCTACCCCCACCATCCTGCACACCGGACGGAGGTTACCAGGCAATGCAGTGCGTCACCCGCAAAACTAAAGTCAAAATGTCGGAACAGCGGAAGTATATCGAACAGAACAGCATTCGTCGGATGAGAAAACTTCTGGAAGATGCATCGGCCGCAGGTCATGCATCCTCCCCAACAACGACCACTTCCACTTCATCGACCATCCCGGAAGTTAGTTCGGCTAATCCGCCGGTACGTGTGCGTCGTGCTGCCAACCCGGGTCCTGACAGCACACTCAAACTGCTGCCCGTTAGTAGTGACGCGGAACAGatggttggtggtgatggtgccgCCGGAGCACTGTACAGCATGCCCAGTTATCTGGCCGTTCAGGCGCGCTCGGCAAAGATTATCGATTTCAACCGTCTCGAATCGAAGAACGGTAACGCAAACCTCGACAAACCGGACATTAAACCATCGACCTTGCTGAAACGTCCACTCGTAGTACCAACGCTTCCGACTCCTGTGCAGGAGCAGCTGGTAGAGGTTGAGGTTGAGGAGTGCTGGTGTGTCGATGGCTTCGGTACGGAAATTCCCAAGACCCGTGGATTCAACGCAACCACCAAGAGCTGTGAAGCAAAGCGAGAATCGCTCGGCTGTCTGGATCTAACGTGTCGAATGGGATGTGATTATGGGTTTGTGTTGGACGCGGACACACAATGTCCGTCCTGTGAGTGTCGCGATCCGTGCGATAGTATCAACTGCCCGGATGGGCAAGAATGTCGCTCGGTTGAGGTTTCTTGCGAGGGAGAGTATTGTCCACCAGTTCCAGCTTGTTTCCCGAAGAAGCCCGGGCAGTGCCCGTTCCTGGTGCCACCCGGCTCGGAGAACTCAGAATCCGACTCGTGCGAGTACGAATGCCGCACGGATGCACACTGCGACGGATCGAAACGGTGCTGCTCGAACGGTTGTGGAACGCAGTGTGTTGAGCCACAGCTAAAGACCGCTTGTCAGCATCTGCAAACGATCCAGCTTCATCAAGCGTCCGAGCTGGGCATTCCACCGAAGCAGAAGTACATTGCACAGTGTGACATCGATGGAAGCTTCCGCACAATTCAGTGCGGTCCGGGTAatgtgtgctggtgtgtggaTGAGTTTGGAAATGAAAAGAGTGGAACCCGAACAAACAATGGGCAACCGAACTGTGAGCTGTTCCCGAAAACGGAATGTCCACTGCTGAAATGCCGACCGTGTGAGTATGGGTACAAGATTGATGCGAACGGTTGCAAGACCTGCGAATGTCGCGATCCGTGCGGAGAGATCTCCTGTCCACGCGGGGAAGAGTGTCAGCTAATCCAGGTGGAATGCATTTCGGTGCCATGCCCAAAGATGCCGATTTGTGTTCCGATTCGAGAGTCGGTCTGCCCTGAGGGACTTCCGTTGCGTTCCAGTGGTCGTGAGATTGTGTGTGGACCGCAAACCGATGCGGACACGTGTCCATCTACGCACATCTGCCAACTGAACCCGATCAGCAACCGTGGAGCTTGTTGTGGAAAGACAA GGGATGTTTGCTTCGAGTCAATCGATCAGAGCTGCTTGCAGGTCGCAGAATCGGGAGCGGAAAGTAACGAGCTGGACAGTATCACGCGATGGCGCTTTAGTCCTCGGCTGAACAAATGCGTCCCAGTAACACTGCCCCGCGGTGTTTTCTGCCAGTCGAAGAATCTCTTCCACAGCGAGCAGGCCTGTAACGGTGTTTGTCCTGTACTGTCCCAGTGCGAACGACTTCGGTTGAAGAACGCAATGGCCGCAAAACGAGCAGGACAACCAAACACCTGGTTCCAGCCCCGCTGTGATCCGGAAACTGGCTTCTGGAGTCCGGTTCAGTGTTTGGGATCGATGGGAGCTACAGCAACCGAACCCAGCGCAACAAATGGAACGGCGCAGCAAAAAACTAACCCGGATGCGCCAGCCGCTGTTGGAGTATGCTGGTGCGCAGACAAGAAGGGTGCTCCGGTGAAGGGATCGCTCACGAAAGGTTCCGAGCCGAAGTGCAGTAGTCGACAGGCGCGTCGTCGTGGTGACTCGATTGAGACGTCCTCCAGCGATCCTG TGATGGAAGAACTGATCCGACAGATCACGTTCCTGGTGGACGAAAACAACTACCTGGCGGATGAGGAGCTAGAACCAGTGCAGCCGGTCTCTGTCGCCAGTGCCAACTATGCCCCGGAACCACGGTACATCGGGTCGGTGTCTTCAGCGACGGAGAAAGTCATCGAGCTGGCACGCACCGCCGAGAGTCGAAACTATATCAGTGACAACGTTGCCGAGCCGATCGCGAAGCGACTGCGTGCTTCTGCCACACGCTGTCAAGCGCTGCAGATGGCTGCCTCCTTCCCGGTGGCTTGTGATGAAGCCGGATCCTTCGAACCGATGCAATGCAACGGTGATACGTGTTGGTGTGTGGATGCGGCCGGCAATCAGCTACCGCTATCTAGTACGTTCAAACGCGGCCAACGATCCTGCCTCTTCACACCGATCGACGTGGTGGAAATCGAGTTGCGGCTAAATAATTTGCATCCTCAGCGTGCTCTGCTGCACGTGTATGAAACCCTCCgaacggaactgtccatgctGATAGGCAGCATTTACGACAACTACCGGGTGCAAGAGAGTGCCGACGGAAGCGTCACACTGCGATTCGATCTGATCGAAAGCACCAAGGTGGACGACGCGTACGCAATCGAGGAAATGGTACGCGACGGAGCGTTTGCACTGTATCATGGGCAGCTGGTAGCGGACATGACACAATCACGGTTCGCCCATCGCATTTCGGTCGGCGTTCCACTGGCACAGCCATCGTCCGGTATCCCGGAAAACACCTTCCAGACGATCGTGTTCGTGCTGGCGACGGCTTCCGCCTTCCTTGTCGCCATCTTTGTGGTGTTTGTGATGCTGAAGCGTGGCCGCAGCACCAAGACGAAGCACTACACGAACGGGGATAAAATATTCGCCATCGGCGCGGACAAGTACGTTGACTACAGCTCGCCCATCTTTGTGCTCAGTGCCAACGATAGCAAATCAATCCAGCAACAACAGGATCGTTCCGATTAA
- the LOC118507876 gene encoding E3 ubiquitin-protein transferase MAEA, whose translation MAEIRAMEHPSLKVPYEILNKRFRIAQKTLDRELSQIQNVASELEKGLTEGSDSTEISRLLGGVVERLQVLKRKAEESISEELSAGYVCKRRLEHLKQNVNPPVDATTLELQAAATNQWKKIRLDRMIVEHFLRLGYYDTAERLAERSGIRDLTNLDIFQVTREVERDLVNRCTLKCIAWCNDNKSKLKKINSTIEFQLRVQEFVELIREDKRLLAVRHAQKYFPAFEHEQLKEIRQCMALLAFPVSTEIEPYKTLFDPQRWHDLVLHFRLENYRLFQLPAQSVLSVAVQAGISALKTPQCYSYTSKNMNCPVCQESVNEIAENLPFSHCAQSRLICRITGKPLNEHNLPMMLPNGQIFGQQAIEQMRRENDVLVCPKTNETFRSPKIEKVFVM comes from the exons ATGGCCGAAATCCGTGCAATGGAACATCCATCGCTGAAG GTACCGTACGAAATTCTGAACAAGCGCTTCCGAATCGCTCAAAAAACGTTGGACCGCGAACTAAGCCAGATACAGAATGTGGCCTCCGAGCTGGAAAAGGGCCTGACGGAAGGTTCCGACAGTACGGAGATATCCCGTCTGCTGGGCGGCGTTGTCGAACGCCTCCAGGTTCTGAAGCGTAAAGCGGAAGAAAGCATTTCGGAAGAACTTTCTGCCGGATACGTTTGCAAGCGACGGTTGGAGCATCTGAAGCAGAACGTGAATCCTCCGGTCGATGCAACGACGCTCGAGCTGCAGGCGGCCGCCACGAACCAGTGGAAAAAGATCCGCCTCGACCGGATGATAGTAGAGCACTTTCTGCGCCTCGGGTACTACGACACCGCGGAACGGTTGGCCGAGCGGAGCGGCATCCGTGACCTGACCAATCTGGACATCTTCCAGGTGACGCGTGAGGTCGAACGCGATCTGGTGAACCGCTGCACGCTGAAGTGCATTGCCTGGTGCAACGACAACAAGTCGAAGCTGAAGAAGATCAACTCCACGATCGAGTTTCAGCTGCGCGTGCAGGAGTTTGTAGAGCTGATCCGCGAGGACAAGCGCCTGTTGGCCGTGCGCCATGCCCAAAAGTATTTCCCCGCGTTCGAGCACGAACAGCTGAAGGAGATTCGCCAGTGTATGGCGCTGCTCGCATTCCCGGTGAGCACCGAAATCGAACCGTACAAAACGCTGTTCGATCCGCAGCGCTGGCACGATCTGGTGCTGCACTTTCGGCTGGAGAACTATCGGCTGTTCCAGCTGCCGGCCCAGTCCGTGCTGAGTGTTGCGGTGCAGGCCGGTATTTCCGCGCTCAAGACACCGCAGTGTTATTCGTACACATCGAAAAACATGAACTGCCCCGTGTGCCAGGAGAGTGTGAACGAGATAGCGGAGAACTTGCCCTTCTCGCACTGTGCCCAGAGCCGTCTAATATGCAG aaTCACTGGTAAACCGTTGAACGAACACAACCTCCCGATGATGTTGCCGAACGGACAAATCTTTGGCCAGCAGGCGATCGAACAGATGCGTCGCGAGAACGACGTGCTGGTTTGtcccaaaacaaacgaaacgttcCGCTCGCCAAAGATCGAGAAAGTGTTTGTGATGTAG